One Anopheles merus strain MAF unplaced genomic scaffold, AmerM5.1 LNR4000078, whole genome shotgun sequence DNA window includes the following coding sequences:
- the LOC121601367 gene encoding uncharacterized protein LOC121601367 has product MGAIAKSCAEQGIRWHMIPPRAPHFGGLWEAAVKTAKRHLFRHLGSTRLSFEGYYTVLHQIEAAMNSRPLLPVSDDPNDLAALTPSHFLIGTSMVALPDPDFQHVPMNTYEHLQKLQLLVQKFWKHWQKEYLQEMQK; this is encoded by the coding sequence ATGGGCGCCATCGCAAAATCATGTGCTGAGCAAGGTATCCGATGGCACATGATACCACCCCGAGCACCACACTTTGGCGGTCTCTGGGAGGCTGCCGTGAAGACTGCAAAACGTCATCTGTTTCGTCACCTTGGGAGCACACGCCTTTCCTTCGAGGGCTACTATACGGTGCTGCATCAGATCGAGGCTGCCATGAATTCTCGTCCTCTATTGCCGGTATCTGATGATCCTAATGATTTAGCTGCACTAACCCCGTCTCATTTTTTAATAGGCACGTCCATGGTTGCCTTGCCAGATCCCGATTTCCAACACGTACCTATGAACACTTACGAGCACCTGCAGAAGCTTCAACTACTAGTGCAGAAGTTTTGGAAGCACTGGCAGAAGGAGTATCTCCAGGAAATGCAGAAG